One Asterias rubens chromosome 8, eAstRub1.3, whole genome shotgun sequence genomic window, acgttatcacacgcgcactcgtggaaatacggaaaatatagcacgtctgcgtcccatatccaacgaggccggaAGCTGAGTTGGATATTGTaagcagacgcgctatatttttccgtattcaactcgcgcttgtgtgataacttataatatttgAAACACTGACGAAAAAAGCCGCTGTCGTTAACATTCAGCGTCCTTATGCAGAGGTAACATACTGATGGATAgaaatatatacatttatatcATTGTGTACAGACATCGAAAGATGGACACTTGCACCATACATCACTAAATGCAGAGTAtaactttataaatatttagggAACGATTTCGTCAAGCAagtttgcatagcaaaatatttagaccGATCATGTTGTGTGCACACTGAATGTtaattgagtagcaaatgaacTTTgtgtagcaactgatacattttgtgtagcattttgctatACTATACAAGATCAAATCATTCAATGGTAGAATGCATAAGTCTGTAGGAGTCAACATATGTCATAGAGAGCGGCTTAACAgccgatttttgtttttactgtgcAAGTTTCCCTTTAATAGCCGATTataaccgtaagcacatgaaaaggcatgctaatcTTCCAGTCCTTActgtatgaaaaaaaacaacaatgtaaCAATGCAGATCCATAGTGATCAGGCAAGCTGGCCTTATGTTTTTGCTGACCTGTGATACGCTTACGCTTACGCTTAAGCAATTTGATTCTGCCACAGTTaacacagaaatttgcttaccattaagcagcgctGCGAAATTGGTTGAAGACCTTGTATGTCATACTGATTggtatgtacagtacataacAATACATTTCACCCTTCTACTCTTGGTGGCATTCTCCAGTGCATTGACCAAACATTTGAGGAGATTTAACGGAAAAACACAGCAGTTGATTTCACGAAAGGCTAGGATTAGTTCTATCTTGAGTTAGGGTGAGCAATCCATCCAACCTacgatgggttcaatgtgtgtATACttatggaacttaactcgtcttaagtcctaagattaatgaAGAGTTTGGGGAAATTGACGGCAGGTTGTGTATGATGGCACAACCATGCAAAGAACTATCTGTGTGCATGTGTCCACTGTGTAGAttcattcaccacatgatatcattgcAGACTAAGGACCatgcaacttttacaggcaacttggaggcaaccaaatGCAGTGCATGcaacaggaccactttggtaccacatgagttatttttcaaacaatgtcttgaaaTATGAGattattcaaatgtgaatgccttttcttcatggagattgcctggaagtGGTTGcatgtaaattgcctcgtgtgacatgatCCTTACACTTTTTTGGGGTTGGTTATTCAAAATCACTGTATATGATTTTGAGTGACcaggagggttaaaaaaaaagtttctttgGATAATTTAGTTCAGCGGATGAACGTTGACATATCTTACAAAGTCCCTAAGTAAGCTAAATGCAGTAACTCACTCAGATGTTTTTTCTCGTATAGGCGCAATCATTGATGTACATATCCCATGACAACACTGCTGAGCATTGAGCATCGTCATCACTATCGGCAACAGAACGACACGCTGCTATGGTCACGAATTGGATCCTCCAATAGCGTACTCTTGATATCCGAATTCCGAACGTTGTTTGTCAGTTCAACGGCAATGTCCATAAATAATTTGTCAACGTTGTCAGACTCTTTGGCGGAGGTTTCTAGGAGGCGCATGTCGTGGGTGTCGGCAAATGTGTCGGCCTCTTCATTGGTGACCTCACGATCTGCAGCAAGGTCGATCTTGTTACCTGCGAAAGAAAGGTAATGTTTGATCTGACATTAAGTACATCTGTAAAAAGTTGCAGGACAGTGCagtcctgtatgcttcgttttagaaaagggcaagggcaccaaggcattttcttcttggtaaagggcactctatgagaaaaatgtaaatttccacTTGGGCATTTCACGGGCACCAAGGAAATGACCAGGAGGCAAGGACGAGGCAATCGTGAAAATCAGGCCTGCAGTACAAAcgtcatggctttgcttactgtaagcaaagaatcaacatttacttagcaaatttctcaGGTTAGATAGGAACTCTTGCCGGTCTTTGTCTatttgtgaccatccaccaccaatgggctgtaaagttgacacttttactggTATGGGCttaatgcatttttggagagagtgtgtaatcggctttaaaatgataccatccacatttaaatcagacttttcttgacgaagttatgatttctcaaagccacctacttttttattcagatttctcaaagatttcttgaatcACAAaaaatttaataggctctgcaatgtgcgAGTGCGATTTTActgcccattggtggtggatggtcacattttTGCATGCTATGGTGGCTCAACACCAAAATGTTTGTACTCTGACAAGACTtgatcatgaaaatattttgatcATCACTTCAGTTAGCGCTATAAGTAATTtttcaatcaaattcaaacaaaacGATATCAAGGTTAGCTTCTTTTAATCCTGCTAATTTTAGCCATTATCCGACAAAGGGGATGAGGTTGCCTCAGTGGATGAGGTTGTGCTCAGTGTTTCTTTCCCCTGCCTTTCACCTGTGGGACccaggtttgaatcccaccccagACCGGAGCCTTGTATGTGGACATGgttttgggttttcctccctcatctaaaactgtaaatttcttctCATTTTCTATTTTCTGTTATTGGTGCTTAGTGAATaatcaacaaatgaacaatCAACAAatataaccaaaattaaatcTTATAATCACTTACCGACTAAAACAGAAATGACTTTTGGGCTAGCATACTGCTCGACCTCCTTGAGCCAGCTAGGTAATGCATTGAAGCTCTCTGTAGAAGTAACATCGAAGACTAGAACGAGAGCGTCTGCGCTGTGATAGTAACTCTGTGTGATTGAGCGGAATCTTTCCTGGCCTGCTGTGTCCCAAATCTGAAGCTAAAGGGTAAAAATGATAAACATTTCAtaataaggccacataaaaaaaattttttgatcgtccccgcccgaccaTTCGAAAacccccgaccccatttttttcttttccatgtctggatatctctttatacttttactgcacagatttttcagctgatattttttgtaaaatgtacaggtttgaaaagattaAACAACTTTTCAAAGAGGGtctttattcatgttggcaaagcaagaacaattcttcaaatatttacttgggctacactgtgcttagttgtttgacaacactattgaaaacatcaaaaacactattgaaaacatcaaaaacacacaaaacaaaacttaaattttttttttaaaaacctccCTCCCCAACCGCGAAAAAAAGggcgatcaacaatttttttgttatgtggCCTAATAGTCAtgttctgtgtttttttcttttccatgtctggatatctctttatacttttactgcatagatttttcagctgatattttttttaaaatgtacaggtttgaaaagattaaacaaattttcaaagagggtctttattcatgttggcaaagcaagaacaattcttcaaatatttacttgggctacactgtgcttagttgtttgacaacactattgaaaacatcaaaaacactattgaaaacatcaaaaacacacaaaacaaaactttaaattttttttttaaaaacctccCTCCCCCAACCGcgaaaaaaaggacgatcaacaatttttttgttatgtggCCTAATAGTCATGTCCTGTGTTTATGCTTTTTGTAAAGTAACCCACCGGGCTAGTAAGCTGTGCATTCTACATGCACCCAAGCGCAACATAGTTCCCAGGGGTGAACAAACTCCCCTCGCCACTTGTTCCCAGCATGCCttataacccctggaattggttcattaaaatgtgGCAGAATCTACCACATTTTAATTAGTCCTGTGGGGTTTGCCAATTCACTCTACATGCCCCCTCATGTATGGTCTTCTGCAAAAGAAGCATCAAGtcaaagagcaactggtcccctgtcACAGGCCcaatacttcacggaggcaacgaaggcgattgcctccgtgtcccctggtcattgcctaggtgcccttgaaatgctccagtacaaatttgcaatttcatcatagggtgccctttaccaagacgaaaatgccttggtgcccttccaaaaacgaagcatacagccctgctgTCATTATTATTTGATCTTGTGATATGTCTATACAAGCACTGTGGGAGAGTATAGggcaagcctgatacttcacaaaggtaatgaaggcgattgcctctgtgccccctggtcattgccttagtgcccttgaaatgctccagtagaattttacaatttcctcatagaaaaTTTATAACTTGGTGTCCTTAAttactctttcaaaaacaaagcatacaggcctgatagtGGGTTGGTGACTGAATGGGCGAGTGGAAATCGGAAACAcgatcttggcccaatttcatggctctgcttaccgccgaattctgtgcttacgatcacgattccccgcttacgtgcaagcgccgaattgtaagcgtagaatgcataGTAAcacggagtacgcacgcgcagaagtcaaaattcgccgctaacccgtgaaacacgcttgccgtaagcacaaaattccctgcttccctaagcgtcgattctgtgcttacggtaagcagagccatgaaattgggcccttgtcccTTTCAATCAGTGTCTTACCTTAACCTTTTCACCACCAATCTCTACTGTCTTGATCATGAAATCAACACCAATAGTAGCACCCTGACCCGGTGGGAATAAACCCTACAccaaagaaaaagaacacaaatcaaagttaatattCAGTACAGAGTATTCAGTATTTCTTAGTGTTCCACCCCTCATAGAGAGACTTAAACAgctttcttttaattttgtaaatcgctcctgttttttatcaaccaCATAGACTGGCTGCCTAGGAACAATAACCTAAAGAATTCTGACTCTTTGTCCACAATTATAGTCCCATTCCTTACTTGACTTactagaatgcattctctttgcgacATGATCGTTGTCGttttcgttattgctgcagtgtgactcggccttgaGGATGCTATAAGCAGATTTTCAGGCATGTATgcctcgtttttgaaagggcaagggcaccaagttaggcattttctctttggtataagggcaccctataaggaaattgtaaatttctactttagagcattttaagggcaccaaggtaatgaccaggggacatggaggcaatcgccttagttgcccccatgaagtatcaggactgGATTTTAACAAACCAAGTATAACTAACTATTAGAATGgtgaccaggggacatggaggcaatcaccttagTTGcccccatgaagtatcaggactgGATTTTAACAAACCAATTATAACTAACTATTAGAGGCATACAAATCGATGACGTTTCAGTGAAAATGGCAATTTAGCATATTATCAGCGGCGAGAAAGTATGAAAATGAAAAAGCTTGAAAAATTGATAACAGTTTCCTCTTGGTGTGGAGATGAAGCCCCTTGCAACTGCTTTCAAATCagaaaatcatttttaaaaagggaaccccccccccaaataaaaaaagttttgcaAAGATtaaattttacagaaattttgAAACTAAATTCATTTTAGGAGTCTGATATTACAAGTGCTTTGCTTTTTGTAAATACTGCCTTATGTTAAATCTTTGTGTTACAATTCTTAAAACAGTTTAAGATCTTAAATCCTTAAGTAATTTGTAATTACCTGTGTAAATCGTCTCACCAAACATGTCTTTCCTACACCTGCATTTCCGATTAGAACTACCTTAAAAAGGTACTTATAATCCTCCATAGCGATGATCTTCAGTGTCCTCTGTAATGTAAAATGGATTTAATAACGGATCCTTTCAGATCCAGGAAAGTCTGTCACTcctacaagaaaaaacaattgatcaaaattattgttattgttaaattcTGAAAGGTTTTGAAAGGACACAAGCAAGCCACTTCTTCCAACTAGCTGAGACAGATACAAGAGGACACAGGTTGAAGCTGTTTAAATGAAGACTAGACAAGTCACTGAAGTGCAGATCTGACTACTTTTCGCAGAGAgtaatggaccgttccggctttccactaagctccgcccacagcgcacgtgagcaagacacgtgtacgagcactcccaatgacattctgcacgattctgctgcgcgtgccaaatatacgcgcacgcatgaccgagtttgtccgaccacaatcattgctgtgattggtcaaatgggtgaacgcgcacagtttgattgacaggccggatcggtccataaACCAGTGGAACAAACTCCCAAAGTATTTGATTGGAGCAAAATCAACATTCAACAAATGCCTTCAAAAACGAGCTCGATAGACATTGGAAAGATGTCGGGTATTTAAAGGCATAGCCTAccatttctcatcaaattgTAAGTGTAAGTGTAAATTATTGTTACTGGTTATAATTAATAAGTCacgtttttattttgtctttgttttaattgcaagttcgaaaa contains:
- the LOC117293272 gene encoding ras-related protein Rab-30-like — its product is MEDYKYLFKVVLIGNAGVGKTCLVRRFTQGLFPPGQGATIGVDFMIKTVEIGGEKVKLQIWDTAGQERFRSITQSYYHSADALVLVFDVTSTESFNALPSWLKEVEQYASPKVISVLVGNKIDLAADREVTNEEADTFADTHDMRLLETSAKESDNVDKLFMDIAVELTNNVRNSDIKSTLLEDPIRDHSSVSFCCR